Proteins co-encoded in one Thermococcus sp. genomic window:
- a CDS encoding ATP cone domain-containing protein has translation MPVEKVMKRDGRIVPFDRERIKWAIQRAMLEVGIHDEKLLNRVVRRVVRRINELYDGQIPNIENIQDIVELELMRAGLFDVAKAYILYRKKKAEIREEKKKILNKDKLDEIDKRFSLNALRVLASRYLIRNEKGEIIESPRELFERVATLAVIPDLLYDERVFDKDGNHEQDLSRVKYYLEHFEEFDGKYSIGRFKLNKYHFERLLNLYRELAEKGKMKVSIDEFLGMLENGAFDDYEGEIEEYFRLMAGQVFMPNTPALINSGRPLGMLSACFVVPIEDDMESIMKAAHDVAMIQKSGGGTGLN, from the coding sequence ATGCCTGTTGAAAAAGTGATGAAAAGAGACGGTAGAATCGTGCCTTTTGATAGGGAGCGTATAAAATGGGCCATACAGAGGGCAATGCTTGAAGTTGGAATCCATGACGAAAAACTTCTCAACAGGGTCGTCAGAAGGGTCGTCAGGAGGATAAACGAGCTCTACGATGGTCAAATCCCGAACATAGAGAACATTCAGGACATCGTTGAGCTCGAACTGATGAGGGCCGGCCTCTTTGATGTCGCCAAGGCCTACATTCTCTACCGCAAGAAGAAGGCCGAAATCAGGGAGGAAAAGAAGAAAATTCTCAACAAGGACAAACTCGATGAAATCGACAAGCGCTTCTCGTTAAACGCTCTACGTGTTTTAGCCTCGCGCTACCTCATAAGGAACGAAAAGGGCGAAATAATCGAGAGCCCAAGGGAACTCTTTGAGAGGGTGGCAACTCTAGCCGTAATCCCCGATTTACTCTACGACGAGAGGGTTTTTGACAAAGATGGGAACCACGAACAGGATTTGAGCAGAGTCAAGTACTACCTTGAGCACTTTGAGGAGTTCGATGGCAAGTATTCAATAGGCCGCTTCAAGCTCAACAAGTACCACTTTGAGAGGCTCCTCAACCTCTACCGCGAGCTGGCAGAGAAGGGCAAAATGAAGGTCTCGATAGACGAGTTCCTGGGCATGCTCGAAAACGGGGCCTTCGACGACTACGAGGGCGAGATAGAGGAATACTTCAGGTTGATGGCAGGGCAGGTGTTCATGCCAAACACACCGGCGCTAATAAACTCCGGAAGGCCTTTGGGAATGCTTTCAGCGTGCTTCGTTGTGCCGATAGAGGACGACATGGAGAGCATAATGAAAGCGGCACATGATGTGGCCATGATACAGAAGAGCGGAGGGGGTACTGGGCTCAAT
- a CDS encoding ferritin family protein, which produces MKAKELIEKLIWQENELYNLYKLGETFALFERPELRDVFTLIAEEELRHGETLRGLLKEGTLEGLIVDYMDELSLEPVLSDKRAEPESLEELVVEAVLREKHAYEMYSKLAELLESPFNDLFVHIAREELTHAYRLKLIYESL; this is translated from the coding sequence ATGAAGGCCAAAGAGCTCATCGAAAAGCTAATCTGGCAGGAGAACGAGCTCTACAACCTCTACAAGCTCGGTGAAACCTTCGCCCTCTTCGAGAGACCCGAGCTGAGGGACGTTTTCACACTGATAGCGGAGGAAGAACTGAGGCACGGGGAGACCCTGAGGGGCCTACTAAAGGAGGGAACACTGGAGGGGTTAATTGTCGACTACATGGACGAGCTCTCCCTCGAACCAGTTCTCAGCGATAAGAGGGCGGAGCCTGAAAGCCTTGAAGAACTCGTCGTGGAGGCCGTGCTGAGGGAGAAACACGCCTATGAGATGTACTCCAAACTAGCGGAGCTTTTGGAAAGCCCCTTCAACGACCTTTTTGTGCACATCGCGAGGGAGGAACTGACTCACGCGTACAGGTTGAAGCTGATATACGAGTCTCTCTAA
- a CDS encoding HAD-IIA family hydrolase, translated as MIGIIFDMDGVIYRGNRPIEGAREVVEYLKKKEIPFLFLTNNSTKTPEMYREKLLSMGIDVPAERIITSGLATRLYMARHMEPGKIFVIGGKGLHEEMGKLNWETVSPEDCREGKWREIRHVVVGLDPGLTYEKLKYGTLAIRNGASFIGTNPDTTYPAEEGLYPGAGAIIASLKASTEKEPLIIGKPNEPVYEIAKEKMGRVDEIWMVGDRLDTDITFAKRFGMKAVMVLTGVSTPEDVKNSPFKPDLILPSVKELLDYLRVVK; from the coding sequence ATGATTGGGATTATCTTTGACATGGACGGTGTTATCTACCGCGGGAACAGGCCCATCGAAGGCGCGAGGGAAGTTGTGGAATACCTGAAGAAAAAGGAAATTCCCTTCCTGTTCCTCACGAACAACTCGACAAAGACACCGGAAATGTATAGAGAAAAGTTGCTCTCGATGGGCATCGATGTTCCAGCGGAGAGAATAATAACGTCCGGTTTAGCCACGAGGCTCTACATGGCTAGGCACATGGAACCCGGAAAAATCTTCGTCATCGGCGGTAAGGGCCTCCACGAGGAGATGGGAAAGCTAAACTGGGAGACGGTAAGCCCCGAGGACTGCAGAGAAGGAAAATGGCGGGAAATCAGGCACGTTGTTGTCGGCCTCGATCCGGGTTTGACCTATGAGAAACTCAAATACGGAACTCTGGCGATAAGGAACGGGGCGAGCTTTATAGGAACAAACCCCGACACCACTTACCCAGCTGAGGAGGGCCTCTACCCGGGAGCGGGAGCAATAATAGCCTCACTGAAGGCCTCGACCGAAAAGGAGCCCCTCATCATCGGAAAGCCAAACGAACCCGTTTATGAGATTGCAAAGGAGAAGATGGGACGCGTTGACGAAATCTGGATGGTCGGCGACAGGCTGGACACTGACATAACCTTCGCCAAGCGCTTTGGGATGAAGGCGGTAATGGTCCTAACCGGTGTCAGCACTCCCGAGGACGTTAAGAATAGCCCCTTTAAACCCGATTTAATCCTCCCAAGTGTTAAAGAGCTCCTGGACTACCTGAGGGTTGTGAAATGA
- a CDS encoding TasA family protein: MKRSKIVVGVVIFLVFSSYVVSIFTDTAISRGNSIETAEFDVAISKNGKRFYNELKLFEMNNLLPGETRKSEFQIKNRGTVEVKKLTITFKVRNYEVRMSPSEKAVDSTPETGELGKWLVLKSIHVKGKSIIVNQTLNALNGKTITLPVTLQPGEIAGIEMTFELPDETGNECQTDGIDITLRLDASQ; this comes from the coding sequence ATGAAACGATCGAAAATTGTCGTTGGAGTGGTTATATTTTTGGTTTTCTCGAGTTATGTGGTGTCAATATTCACCGATACGGCAATCTCAAGGGGAAACTCAATAGAGACCGCCGAATTTGACGTGGCCATCAGCAAGAACGGAAAGCGCTTCTACAACGAGCTGAAGCTTTTTGAGATGAACAACCTCCTGCCCGGTGAAACCAGAAAATCCGAATTCCAAATCAAGAACCGCGGAACGGTTGAAGTTAAAAAACTCACAATAACGTTCAAAGTCAGGAACTACGAGGTGAGAATGTCTCCATCGGAAAAAGCCGTGGATTCAACGCCCGAAACCGGAGAACTCGGAAAGTGGCTTGTTCTGAAGTCCATACATGTGAAAGGAAAGAGCATCATCGTCAACCAAACGCTAAACGCCCTCAATGGAAAGACGATAACGCTCCCCGTAACGCTACAGCCGGGAGAAATAGCCGGAATCGAGATGACGTTTGAACTTCCAGATGAGACAGGCAACGAGTGCCAAACGGATGGAATAGACATAACTCTAAGGCTCGACGCGAGCCAGTGA